The following proteins come from a genomic window of Galactobacillus timonensis:
- a CDS encoding DHH family phosphoesterase, translated as MSRSFEGLLEEIRQASVITLFRHENPDCDAVGSQLGLKTWLEENFPEKKVYALGNESISSPKWPKPDHVDDAVVRSSLAIVLDTPDIARVDDHRFLSAASIVKIDHHPLVDSYAKLEFVYTDAAATCEILADFFQQMETQENLVFSRSAAEYIFSGLLTDTLSFKTTNTTPHTLATGAYIASKGISIPELWHGVFDVSLHEFQFAGFIRSQAQFVGNHTVYVVVSREDMSRWNMAPGDARSFVSQFMGVREIECWAVFTEKTGEDGSVLFDGSLRSAHVQLNDLAANYHGGGHRNACGVKNLSYEDLKQLLGQMSERAEAYLS; from the coding sequence ATGAGCCGCAGTTTTGAAGGCCTGCTGGAGGAAATTCGGCAGGCCTCTGTGATCACGCTGTTCCGTCATGAAAATCCGGACTGTGACGCCGTCGGTTCACAACTCGGTCTGAAGACTTGGCTGGAAGAAAACTTCCCCGAAAAGAAGGTCTATGCGCTTGGCAATGAAAGCATCTCCAGTCCAAAGTGGCCGAAGCCTGATCATGTGGATGATGCGGTGGTCAGAAGCAGTCTTGCGATTGTTCTGGATACGCCGGACATTGCGCGGGTGGATGATCATCGCTTTCTGAGTGCAGCTTCAATCGTCAAGATCGATCATCATCCGCTGGTGGATTCCTATGCGAAACTGGAGTTTGTCTATACGGATGCGGCCGCTACCTGTGAGATTCTGGCTGATTTCTTTCAGCAGATGGAGACGCAGGAGAATCTTGTGTTCTCCAGATCCGCTGCGGAATATATCTTTTCAGGCTTACTGACGGATACGCTGAGCTTCAAGACGACCAATACGACGCCGCATACGCTGGCGACAGGGGCGTATATCGCTTCGAAGGGCATCTCGATCCCGGAGCTGTGGCACGGGGTGTTTGATGTCAGTCTCCATGAGTTTCAGTTTGCCGGCTTCATCCGCTCGCAGGCCCAGTTTGTCGGGAATCATACCGTGTATGTCGTTGTGAGCCGGGAAGACATGAGCCGCTGGAACATGGCGCCGGGTGATGCGCGGTCCTTTGTGTCGCAGTTCATGGGCGTCAGGGAGATCGAGTGCTGGGCGGTATTTACGGAGAAAACCGGTGAGGATGGTTCCGTTCTATTCGATGGCAGTCTGCGGTCGGCCCATGTGCAGCTCAATGATCTGGCGGCGAACTATCATGGTGGTGGCCACAGGAATGCCTGCGGGGTGAAGAATCTGAGCTATGAGGATCTCAAGCAGCTGCTGGGGCAGATGAGTGAGCGTGCAGAGGCTTACTTAAGCTAA
- a CDS encoding acetate/propionate family kinase, with amino-acid sequence MSKVIAVNSGSSSLKFQLFDMPSEKVLTSGQAERIGQAMGQFTIKVNGEKHVQQLPIPDHKKAVDLLLKALVDEGIVKSLDEIKGAGHRIVQGGSYFDQSVVVTKDVEDKVEELAPLAPLHNPAHLVCYRAFKEALPHVGHVFVFDTAFHQTMGPESYLFPVPYEWYTDHKVRRYGAHGTSHYYVNRRAAELMGRPVEDLNMITCHLGNGASITAIRGGKCINTSMGLTPLGGIMMGTRSGDIDPTVVFYMEKVLNLSPDDMDTILNKKSGMLGVSGISSDARDIQAAVNEGNERAILTVNLYANRAVNVIGGYYMELGHTDAIVFTAGLGENDDMTRERILKGLEEGMGLSIDYELNHTIHGKEALISKPDSKVQVWVIPTNEELMIARDTVRLLGL; translated from the coding sequence ATGAGCAAGGTTATTGCAGTCAATTCGGGTTCTTCATCCCTTAAGTTCCAGCTGTTCGACATGCCGAGTGAGAAGGTTCTCACCTCGGGTCAGGCAGAGCGGATCGGGCAGGCCATGGGACAGTTCACAATCAAGGTGAACGGTGAGAAACATGTACAGCAGCTTCCGATTCCGGATCACAAGAAGGCGGTTGATCTTCTTCTGAAGGCTCTGGTGGATGAGGGCATCGTCAAGAGTCTGGATGAGATCAAGGGTGCAGGACACCGCATCGTCCAGGGTGGTTCCTACTTTGATCAGTCGGTTGTTGTGACGAAGGATGTTGAAGACAAGGTCGAGGAACTGGCGCCGCTGGCTCCGCTGCACAATCCGGCCCATCTGGTGTGCTACCGTGCATTCAAGGAGGCACTTCCGCATGTTGGTCATGTATTTGTGTTTGATACGGCGTTCCATCAGACGATGGGCCCGGAAAGCTATCTCTTCCCTGTACCGTATGAGTGGTATACGGATCATAAGGTGCGCCGTTATGGTGCTCACGGTACGTCGCACTACTATGTCAACCGCCGCGCTGCTGAACTGATGGGCAGGCCGGTTGAGGATCTGAACATGATCACCTGCCATCTTGGCAACGGTGCATCCATCACGGCCATCCGTGGCGGCAAGTGCATTAATACGTCGATGGGTCTGACGCCGCTTGGAGGCATCATGATGGGTACGCGTTCGGGCGATATTGATCCGACGGTTGTCTTCTATATGGAAAAGGTTCTCAATCTTTCTCCGGATGATATGGATACGATCCTGAACAAGAAGAGCGGCATGCTTGGTGTTTCCGGCATTTCTTCGGATGCCCGTGATATTCAGGCGGCTGTCAACGAGGGCAATGAGCGTGCAATTCTGACGGTCAACCTGTATGCCAACCGTGCAGTCAACGTGATCGGCGGCTATTACATGGAACTTGGCCATACGGATGCGATCGTGTTTACAGCCGGCCTTGGCGAGAACGATGATATGACGCGTGAGCGGATCCTGAAGGGCCTGGAAGAGGGCATGGGACTGTCCATTGACTATGAGCTGAATCATACGATCCATGGTAAGGAGGCTCTGATCTCGAAGCCGGATTCCAAGGTTCAGGTCTGGGTCATTCCGACCAATGAAGAACTGATGATTGCGCGTGATACCGTGCGTCTGCTCGGTTTATGA
- a CDS encoding DUF6431 domain-containing protein, with amino-acid sequence MKCSEPVLDPETGLPMRFCGTARRCVKTPKGSYWIWIPVAVSSNGRHHRVLPDFLVPYKHYSVQTIESALDNDLDLDRYSLPSDSSVYRWNKWLDKLIVQLRIFLKLVDPPDSLLQQLRVLFRRDVRRAPEYDSSSGWVAGINLCLNRPNDFDLGLS; translated from the coding sequence ATGAAATGCAGCGAACCTGTTTTGGATCCTGAAACAGGCCTGCCAATGAGATTCTGCGGAACTGCCAGAAGGTGCGTTAAAACGCCAAAAGGTTCTTACTGGATCTGGATTCCTGTCGCCGTCTCTTCCAACGGAAGACATCACCGTGTTCTCCCTGATTTCCTTGTCCCTTACAAGCACTACTCGGTGCAGACCATCGAATCGGCTCTGGACAATGATCTGGATCTTGATCGTTATTCGCTTCCTTCCGATTCTTCCGTTTACCGTTGGAACAAATGGCTCGATAAGCTCATTGTGCAGCTCCGGATTTTCCTGAAGCTGGTTGATCCGCCTGATTCGCTGCTTCAACAGCTTCGTGTTCTATTCCGGCGTGATGTCCGCCGGGCTCCAGAATATGATTCTTCCAGTGGCTGGGTGGCCGGAATCAATCTCTGCCTGAATAGGCCAAATGACTTTGACTTGGGCCTTTCCTGA
- the proB gene encoding glutamate 5-kinase: MSRIVVKVGTSTLVYPSFGLNIRHVERLVKILSDLQNAGNEMILVSSGAIAMGVNKLRFAKRPTSVVEKQAYASVGQCELMYTYDRLFEGYGETVSQILITGDDMASEEKVASFQATMEYLIHHSVIPIINENDTMNAAEIISIGDNDTLAAIVACHCHADLLVLYSDIDGLYTADPNKDPNATLIHEVHGITEDIEKLGGDSISGQGTGGMVTKLHAADMCTKAGIDMAILNGSTPELIYDLLEGKPAGTLFLAQGK, encoded by the coding sequence ATGTCACGTATCGTAGTCAAGGTTGGAACTTCTACGCTTGTATATCCATCGTTCGGTCTGAATATCCGGCATGTGGAACGTCTTGTCAAGATCCTTTCGGATCTGCAGAATGCCGGCAATGAAATGATTCTTGTCTCTTCCGGCGCCATCGCGATGGGCGTCAATAAACTTCGCTTTGCCAAGCGGCCGACTTCTGTCGTCGAGAAACAGGCATATGCTTCCGTCGGACAGTGCGAGCTCATGTATACCTATGACCGCCTCTTCGAGGGATATGGTGAAACCGTGTCCCAGATTCTGATCACCGGCGACGATATGGCCAGCGAAGAAAAAGTTGCAAGCTTCCAGGCAACCATGGAGTATCTCATCCATCACAGCGTCATCCCGATCATCAATGAAAATGACACCATGAACGCTGCCGAAATCATATCCATCGGCGATAATGACACACTTGCGGCCATCGTAGCCTGCCACTGTCACGCTGATCTGCTGGTTCTGTATTCCGATATTGACGGCCTTTACACGGCCGATCCCAACAAGGATCCCAATGCGACTCTGATCCATGAAGTCCACGGCATCACTGAAGACATTGAAAAGCTCGGCGGCGACTCCATCAGCGGCCAAGGCACCGGCGGAATGGTTACCAAGCTTCATGCCGCCGACATGTGCACAAAAGCCGGCATCGACATGGCCATCCTCAACGGCAGCACCCCCGAGCTGATCTATGACCTGCTTGAAGGAAAACCTGCCGGAACTCTCTTTCTTGCCCAGGGGAAATAA
- a CDS encoding ISL3 family transposase: MSEQSDKQAILEFFNLDTGSVENVIFHNDNGSASVHVLLRPDHPPCPDCGCTLPRVKDYIDKKISHGVFTDRECTIFYHARRYICPVCHRTYYENNPFCFRKQHISALTVENILNDLKIQTETFASVAKRYHISPTTAASVFDAHVKEARRPLPTLMCWDENYAFYHPGENSKYVFVILDFESQEPVDILPSRRKDYLLSYFLKIPVEERKRVKMIATDMYSEYRAIIRQLFPKAYHSVDHYHVSQELSRKADSVRIRVMKQTPKYIEGTKTQTNEYYLLKTFNWMIFKRLDARDKDGKKLFDPGHPRKMNRKLNRFLNYYEIKAMIEAVHPDLKKAWDLKDDVVDFYDNCTYDTAPQELNKLIQSFAASGIPEMKEFSRTLISWREEIINSFIVVKQRHTVDKDTGQVVVSDIKLNNGLMENRNSIIKTIKKAANGYTNWDRFRSRCLYVLRKNSKPMLNPVIPPKKIKQ; the protein is encoded by the coding sequence ATGTCCGAACAATCTGATAAACAGGCCATTCTTGAATTCTTTAACCTCGATACAGGCAGTGTGGAGAATGTCATCTTCCATAATGACAATGGCAGTGCGTCTGTCCATGTTTTACTGCGGCCGGATCATCCGCCTTGTCCCGATTGCGGCTGTACCCTGCCAAGGGTTAAGGACTACATTGACAAGAAGATAAGCCACGGCGTCTTTACTGATCGTGAGTGCACCATCTTCTATCATGCCCGCAGGTACATCTGTCCTGTCTGTCATCGAACGTACTATGAGAACAATCCATTCTGTTTCAGGAAGCAGCACATCTCCGCCCTCACGGTTGAAAACATTCTGAACGATTTGAAGATTCAGACCGAGACCTTCGCTTCCGTCGCTAAGCGGTATCACATCTCTCCCACAACCGCTGCCTCCGTCTTCGATGCCCACGTAAAGGAGGCGCGAAGACCTCTGCCCACATTGATGTGCTGGGATGAGAACTACGCATTTTATCATCCGGGAGAGAACTCAAAATATGTGTTCGTTATTCTCGACTTTGAGTCACAGGAGCCGGTGGATATCCTGCCAAGCAGAAGAAAAGATTATCTGCTCAGCTACTTTCTCAAAATCCCAGTGGAAGAGCGAAAGCGCGTCAAAATGATTGCCACGGACATGTATAGTGAATACCGCGCCATCATACGTCAGCTGTTCCCTAAGGCCTATCATTCCGTTGACCATTATCATGTCAGCCAGGAGCTCTCCAGAAAGGCTGACAGCGTCCGGATCAGAGTAATGAAGCAGACTCCAAAATATATTGAAGGCACAAAAACACAAACCAACGAGTATTATCTGCTGAAGACATTCAACTGGATGATATTCAAGCGGCTGGACGCCAGAGACAAAGATGGTAAAAAGCTGTTCGATCCCGGCCATCCAAGGAAAATGAACCGCAAGCTGAACCGGTTCCTCAATTATTACGAAATTAAAGCCATGATCGAAGCCGTTCATCCCGATTTGAAAAAGGCATGGGACCTCAAGGATGACGTTGTGGACTTCTATGACAACTGCACTTACGATACTGCTCCCCAGGAGCTGAACAAACTGATTCAGTCCTTCGCAGCCAGTGGTATTCCGGAAATGAAAGAGTTCTCCCGCACCCTGATCAGCTGGAGAGAGGAGATTATCAACTCCTTCATTGTCGTAAAGCAGCGTCATACAGTCGATAAGGACACAGGCCAGGTGGTAGTGTCCGACATAAAACTGAATAACGGATTGATGGAGAACCGGAACTCAATCATCAAGACGATCAAGAAAGCAGCCAACGGATATACCAACTGGGACAGGTTCCGCAGCCGCTGCCTCTATGTGCTCAGAAAGAACTCCAAGCCAATGTTGAATCCTGTCATTCCGCCAAAGAAGATTAAGCAATGA
- a CDS encoding ISL3 family transposase, which produces MSLNTNKEDIMELFGLEDSDVEDFQYQNLNGNAQISVRLVPHYEPCPECGCKTPRIKDYYWKKITHSVLSDRKCTLLYRARRYVCPVCHRTYAEKNPFSFGSMSISAFTVQRVLTDLKNYNETFSSVARRYHLSPATAAYLFDDHVSLPRKPLPEMISFDEVYAFRNYSEKFVCVLMDFQRQTPIDFLNSRREDRLLSYFMKIPLEERKKVKACSFDMYDTYRTVMKKCFPNSIGIVDRFHLCQELGRQTDSVRIRAMKGTTKGSDEYYLLKKFNWILYRHSDSSTKDGKKLFDPNGQRRYNNHFKFPINYYDLREKLLKISPELMESWNLKEKVYDYYETATPNDREQKLNELITEFRKSQVPEMRHFASTLTKWRTEIINSLTTYGYIYKVDSKTGKPNAYHKRMTNAIIENRNSICKCIKKNANGYHNWDRFRNRLMYVLDKDATYSLNPIHSNVTKTAK; this is translated from the coding sequence ATGTCTCTTAACACGAATAAAGAGGACATCATGGAGCTCTTCGGCCTGGAAGACAGTGATGTGGAGGACTTCCAGTATCAGAACTTGAATGGAAATGCACAGATCTCAGTCCGGCTCGTTCCGCACTATGAGCCCTGCCCGGAATGCGGCTGTAAAACTCCAAGGATCAAAGATTATTACTGGAAGAAGATTACGCACAGTGTTCTTTCTGATCGTAAATGTACGCTGCTTTACCGGGCCAGACGATATGTCTGTCCGGTATGTCATCGAACCTATGCAGAGAAGAATCCATTCTCCTTTGGCAGTATGAGTATCTCCGCATTCACGGTTCAGAGAGTGCTCACGGATCTGAAGAACTATAACGAGACATTCTCTTCCGTTGCGCGCAGGTATCATCTCTCTCCTGCCACAGCTGCCTATCTGTTTGATGATCACGTCAGTCTTCCCAGGAAACCTCTGCCGGAGATGATCAGCTTTGATGAAGTCTATGCCTTCCGCAACTACAGCGAGAAATTCGTCTGTGTTCTTATGGATTTCCAGAGACAGACGCCCATTGATTTCCTGAACTCCAGACGGGAAGATCGGCTGCTCAGCTACTTTATGAAGATCCCGCTGGAAGAGCGGAAGAAAGTCAAAGCCTGTTCCTTCGATATGTACGATACCTATCGAACGGTCATGAAGAAGTGTTTCCCGAACAGTATCGGTATCGTGGACAGATTCCATCTCTGCCAGGAACTGGGACGCCAGACCGACAGTGTTCGAATCCGTGCCATGAAAGGAACCACAAAAGGTTCCGATGAATACTATCTTCTCAAGAAGTTCAACTGGATTCTCTACAGGCATTCCGACAGCAGCACAAAAGATGGTAAGAAGCTGTTCGATCCAAACGGACAGAGAAGATATAACAATCATTTCAAATTTCCGATTAACTACTATGATCTCCGCGAGAAGCTCCTGAAAATAAGCCCTGAGCTGATGGAGTCATGGAATCTGAAAGAAAAAGTATACGACTACTATGAGACCGCCACGCCCAACGATAGGGAGCAGAAACTGAACGAACTGATTACGGAGTTCAGGAAGTCTCAGGTACCGGAAATGCGTCACTTCGCCAGCACACTGACCAAATGGCGGACCGAAATCATCAATTCTCTTACTACCTACGGCTACATCTACAAGGTCGATTCCAAGACCGGCAAACCCAATGCCTATCATAAGCGGATGACCAATGCGATCATTGAAAACCGAAACTCAATCTGTAAGTGCATCAAGAAGAATGCGAACGGCTATCACAACTGGGACAGATTCCGCAACCGCCTCATGTACGTTCTGGACAAGGATGCGACCTACTCATTGAACCCGATACACTCGAATGTCACAAAAACGGCGAAATAA
- a CDS encoding ATP-binding protein translates to MGDYGAAVIGFNIIGESGSGKTSALRIALDYYPKVIRHTNEDGSKTIQIPYILVTCPPNSNFRVLYQDIGRQLDLYLGNPNNECEMMIRGNSRSTLGDMLRRVESAIQQYAIGLIVFDEVQQMNFESKTENSFNALMSLANQTQVAIGVVGTTEAISSITRVEQIARRVGLQIPIDRYKADEEYFNTMFEVIAQYQWFNRRIDFTPEMKHEIYMASHGVIAYIILIYITISADYVSKPNPPEVTLAYIRDVLNRRFSMMKKALSQNSSNTFKHEADLAKAYKESLDNTHNAMDKQSEEEKKAIASKTMSQAPEKMVKEEVLANVKGMFPDTYSDQHIREAVEAIHKKHPELDDASELTGLVVKKLLNGNTDKRRVGRPKGATTAKVEANPMLQFVLQDRGDPNDPLK, encoded by the coding sequence GTGGGTGATTATGGTGCAGCTGTAATCGGTTTTAACATCATCGGAGAGTCTGGTAGCGGAAAGACGAGTGCACTTCGTATTGCCTTAGACTACTATCCGAAAGTAATTCGGCACACGAATGAAGATGGCTCGAAGACAATTCAGATCCCTTATATTCTTGTTACATGCCCGCCTAATTCAAACTTCCGCGTTCTTTATCAAGATATCGGCAGACAGCTTGACTTGTATCTTGGAAATCCAAACAACGAATGTGAGATGATGATCCGCGGGAATTCCAGAAGTACGCTTGGCGACATGCTGAGAAGGGTGGAATCAGCCATTCAGCAATATGCGATTGGTTTGATCGTGTTCGATGAAGTCCAGCAAATGAATTTCGAATCCAAAACGGAGAATAGTTTCAACGCCTTGATGTCTCTTGCAAACCAGACGCAGGTTGCAATCGGCGTGGTCGGAACCACCGAGGCAATCAGCAGCATCACTCGGGTGGAGCAGATAGCCAGGCGGGTAGGGCTTCAAATCCCGATTGATCGTTATAAGGCCGATGAAGAATACTTTAATACGATGTTTGAGGTTATCGCTCAATACCAGTGGTTTAACAGGCGGATCGATTTTACTCCGGAAATGAAGCACGAGATTTATATGGCTTCCCATGGCGTGATTGCCTACATCATACTCATTTACATCACCATTTCGGCTGATTATGTAAGCAAGCCAAATCCGCCAGAAGTTACCTTGGCTTACATTCGGGATGTTCTAAATCGACGCTTTTCGATGATGAAGAAAGCACTTAGTCAGAACAGCTCGAACACCTTTAAACATGAAGCTGATTTGGCCAAGGCATATAAGGAATCCTTGGATAATACGCATAACGCTATGGATAAGCAATCCGAAGAAGAAAAGAAAGCCATTGCATCGAAGACTATGAGTCAGGCACCGGAGAAAATGGTGAAGGAAGAAGTACTGGCCAACGTAAAAGGGATGTTTCCAGACACTTACTCAGATCAACATATCAGGGAAGCGGTTGAAGCCATCCATAAAAAGCATCCGGAGCTTGATGATGCGTCTGAATTGACCGGATTGGTTGTAAAGAAGCTATTAAACGGGAATACAGACAAGAGGCGCGTTGGCAGACCGAAAGGGGCTACAACGGCAAAGGTTGAAGCTAACCCTATGCTTCAGTTCGTACTACAAGACCGTGGCGACCCAAATGACCCTCTTAAATGA
- a CDS encoding HU family DNA-binding protein produces METVNKKSISEKIAEDHNLTKKEAGDIVSEVFELMTAALKDGNKVDITGFGKFEVKTRAAREGINPQTKEKIEIPASKIPGFKASKSLKDEVR; encoded by the coding sequence ATGGAAACAGTAAACAAGAAGAGCATTTCTGAAAAGATTGCAGAAGATCACAACCTGACCAAGAAAGAGGCCGGTGATATTGTCAGCGAAGTATTCGAGCTGATGACGGCTGCCCTCAAGGATGGCAATAAGGTTGATATTACAGGCTTCGGGAAGTTCGAAGTCAAGACACGTGCAGCACGTGAAGGCATCAACCCGCAGACAAAGGAGAAGATTGAGATTCCGGCTTCCAAGATCCCGGGATTCAAGGCTTCCAAGTCTCTGAAGGACGAGGTTCGCTGA